Proteins encoded by one window of Drosophila melanogaster chromosome X:
- the Nost gene encoding nostrin, isoform F: MGNAQGQNGFEELRRYVKQGGDFSKELIFVLQERADSELIYSKSLSKLANKLNKAGREIPGSVADAWRGVATEMESRSDIHRQLAASLTDELVKPLKIVVEGHHKARKAVESNVDKAARVLGEWRASEAKAKKASHTAARENEKLQDAMLDVRIQKSPSIALLHQGPNKQAAEKELKSAEKDCVKLDNKRKKAEEAVKRADVEYYTLCVRSERARVDWEMAVLRGSAQLQSSEQQRLGNMHNFAQQYARLISDMNPILGGLSTRLQPQLDACNVAKDMQVVRHIRRNSEGPSEQLLPDFYCEHTTLAMNRERRKHALIKLLQLVKTDLERERRSRDGLRGLSQSLNHQEHQNITDKLYHIRSMLTYLEGARLKLHSALLELDHKPRATHPLAQHIHITRDRTGLQQSILKVPNWLKNNDKSQTQQSTSMLAHDITDITTNHEDELPDENCSHLHSSSHSNNNSNGSCTDVSSVVKPFNRSKSNIETNFTSQPKIISTTNAAIAVSVKSKTLANLQDGHHNNQQHHHHHHNHHSDRGQADGGSNQQDSDFDEFSSQDEDDEPQQPQQQPQPLQSQQQQQQPLLQNPTINGQVQTQHFYQNAQELQKGQKNGSVPILGRCKALYSYTPKLYDELELSPGDIIEVHAKQDDGWWLGALRNHIGIFPATYVEECA, from the exons GGACAGAACGGCTTCGAGGAACTCCGGCGATATGTGAAGCAGGGCGGTGATTTTAGCAAGGAGCTCATCTTTGTCCTGCAGGAGAG AGCCGATTCGGAGCTGATCTACTCCAAGTCGCTATCGAAACTGGCCAACAAGCTGAACAAAGCGGGCAGGGAAATTCCCGGGAGCGTGGCCGACGCCTGGCGTGGAGTGGCTACGGAGATGGAGAGCCGCAGCGACATCCATCGCCAGTTGGCAGCCTCGCTAACGGATGAGCTGGTCAAGCCGCTCAAGATCGTCGTCGAAGGACATCACAAGGCGCGCAAGGCG GTGGAAAGCAACGTGGACAAGGCGGCGCGAGTACTGGGCGAATGGCGAGCCAGCGAGGCGAAAGCCAAGAAGGCCTCCCATACGGCGGCGCGCGAGAACGAGAAGCTGCAGGACGCAATGCTGGACGTGCGCATCCAGAAGTCACCATCGATTGCCCTGCTCCACCAGGGACCCAACAAGCAGGCCGCAGAAAAGGAGCTCAAGTCAGCGGAGAAGGATTGCGTCAAGCTGGATAACAAGCGCAAGAAGGCCGAGGAGGCGGTGAAGCGTGCGGATGTGGAATACTACACCCTGTGCGTGCGTTCGGAGCGAGCACGCGTAGACTGGGAGATGGCCGTGCTCCGGGGAAGTGCCCAACTGCAGAGCAGCGAACAGCAGCGGCTGGGCAATATGCACAACTTTGCCCAGCAGTATGCACGCCTCATCTCGGACATGAATCCGATACTCGGTGGCCTGAGCACACGCCTGCAGCCGCAACTCGATGCTTGCAATGTGGCTAAGGATATGCAAGTGGTGCGCCACATCCGCCGCAATTCGGAGGGACCCAGTGAGCAACTCCTACCGGACTTTTACTGCGAACACACCACGCTGGCCATGAATCGGGAGCGTCGCAAGCACGCTCTGATcaagctgctgcagctggtcAAGACGGATCTGGAGCGGGAGCGACGATCCCGCGACGGATTGAGGGGACTGTCGCAATCGCTTAACCATCAGGAGCATCAGAACATCACCGATAAGCTGTACCAC ATTCGTTCCATGCTGACCTATTTGGAGGGCGCCCGTCTCAAGCTGCACTCTGCCCTCTTGGAGCTGGACCACAAGCCCAGAGCCACTCACCCACTGGCCCAGCACATTCAT ATCACCCGTGACCGCACTGGTTTGCAGCAGAGCATCCTGAAGGTGCCCAACTGGCTGAAGAACAACGACAAGTCGCAGACGCAGCAATCGACCAGTATGCTGGCCCACGACATCACCGACATAACCACTAACCACGAGGATGAGCTTCCCGACGAGAACTGCTCCCACCTGCACAGCAGTAGCCATAGCAACAATAATAGCAACGGCTCCTGCACAGATGTCAGTTCGGTGGTGAAGCCTTTTAAccgaagcaaaagcaacatcGAGACCAATTTCACCAGTCAACCAAAGATAATCTCGACGACAAATGCCGCGATTGCCGTGTCCGTTAAGTCCAAAACCCTGGCCAATCTGCAGGATGGCCATCACAATAACCAAcagcaccatcatcatcatcataatcatcacAGCGATCGCGGCCAGGCGGATGGTGGATCCAATCAGCAGGACTCTGATTTCGATGAGTTCAGCTCGcaggacgaggacgacgagccgcagcagccgcagcaacaaccGCAGCCGTTGcaatcgcagcagcagcaacagcagccgttGCTGCAAAATCCAACCATCAATGGCCAAGTGCAGACGCAGCATTTCTATCAGAATGCGCAGGAACTGCAGAAGGGCCAAAAGAACGGATCCGTTCCGATACTGGGACGCTGCAAGGCACTGTATAGCTACACCCCGAAGCTCTACGACGAGCTGGAACTGAGTCCCGGCGACATCATCGAGGTGCATGCCAAACAGGACGACGGCTGGTGGCTGGGCGCCCTGCGCAATCACATCGGCATCTTTCCGGCCACCTATGTGGAGGAGTGCGCCTAG
- the Nost gene encoding nostrin, isoform D, producing MSQFRDNSWGQNGFEELRRYVKQGGDFSKELIFVLQERADSELIYSKSLSKLANKLNKAGREIPGSVADAWRGVATEMESRSDIHRQLAASLTDELVKPLKIVVEGHHKARKAVESNVDKAARVLGEWRASEAKAKKASHTAARENEKLQDAMLDVRIQKSPSIALLHQGPNKQAAEKELKSAEKDCVKLDNKRKKAEEAVKRADVEYYTLCVRSERARVDWEMAVLRGSAQLQSSEQQRLGNMHNFAQQYARLISDMNPILGGLSTRLQPQLDACNVAKDMQVVRHIRRNSEGPSEQLLPDFYCEHTTLAMNRERRKHALIKLLQLVKTDLERERRSRDGLRGLSQSLNHQEHQNITDKLYHIRSMLTYLEGARLKLHSALLELDHKPRATHPLAQHIHITRDRTGLQQSILKVPNWLKNNDKSQTQQSTSMLAHDITDITTNHEDELPDENCSHLHSSSHSNNNSNGSCTDVSSVVKPFNRSKSNIETNFTSQPKIISTTNAAIAVSVKSKTLANLQDGHHNNQQHHHHHHNHHSDRGQADGGSNQQDSDFDEFSSQDEDDEPQQPQQQPQPLQSQQQQQQPLLQNPTINGQVQTQHFYQNAQELQKGQKNGSVPILGRCKALYSYTPKLYDELELSPGDIIEVHAKQDDGWWLGALRNHIGIFPATYVEECA from the exons GGACAGAACGGCTTCGAGGAACTCCGGCGATATGTGAAGCAGGGCGGTGATTTTAGCAAGGAGCTCATCTTTGTCCTGCAGGAGAG AGCCGATTCGGAGCTGATCTACTCCAAGTCGCTATCGAAACTGGCCAACAAGCTGAACAAAGCGGGCAGGGAAATTCCCGGGAGCGTGGCCGACGCCTGGCGTGGAGTGGCTACGGAGATGGAGAGCCGCAGCGACATCCATCGCCAGTTGGCAGCCTCGCTAACGGATGAGCTGGTCAAGCCGCTCAAGATCGTCGTCGAAGGACATCACAAGGCGCGCAAGGCG GTGGAAAGCAACGTGGACAAGGCGGCGCGAGTACTGGGCGAATGGCGAGCCAGCGAGGCGAAAGCCAAGAAGGCCTCCCATACGGCGGCGCGCGAGAACGAGAAGCTGCAGGACGCAATGCTGGACGTGCGCATCCAGAAGTCACCATCGATTGCCCTGCTCCACCAGGGACCCAACAAGCAGGCCGCAGAAAAGGAGCTCAAGTCAGCGGAGAAGGATTGCGTCAAGCTGGATAACAAGCGCAAGAAGGCCGAGGAGGCGGTGAAGCGTGCGGATGTGGAATACTACACCCTGTGCGTGCGTTCGGAGCGAGCACGCGTAGACTGGGAGATGGCCGTGCTCCGGGGAAGTGCCCAACTGCAGAGCAGCGAACAGCAGCGGCTGGGCAATATGCACAACTTTGCCCAGCAGTATGCACGCCTCATCTCGGACATGAATCCGATACTCGGTGGCCTGAGCACACGCCTGCAGCCGCAACTCGATGCTTGCAATGTGGCTAAGGATATGCAAGTGGTGCGCCACATCCGCCGCAATTCGGAGGGACCCAGTGAGCAACTCCTACCGGACTTTTACTGCGAACACACCACGCTGGCCATGAATCGGGAGCGTCGCAAGCACGCTCTGATcaagctgctgcagctggtcAAGACGGATCTGGAGCGGGAGCGACGATCCCGCGACGGATTGAGGGGACTGTCGCAATCGCTTAACCATCAGGAGCATCAGAACATCACCGATAAGCTGTACCAC ATTCGTTCCATGCTGACCTATTTGGAGGGCGCCCGTCTCAAGCTGCACTCTGCCCTCTTGGAGCTGGACCACAAGCCCAGAGCCACTCACCCACTGGCCCAGCACATTCAT ATCACCCGTGACCGCACTGGTTTGCAGCAGAGCATCCTGAAGGTGCCCAACTGGCTGAAGAACAACGACAAGTCGCAGACGCAGCAATCGACCAGTATGCTGGCCCACGACATCACCGACATAACCACTAACCACGAGGATGAGCTTCCCGACGAGAACTGCTCCCACCTGCACAGCAGTAGCCATAGCAACAATAATAGCAACGGCTCCTGCACAGATGTCAGTTCGGTGGTGAAGCCTTTTAAccgaagcaaaagcaacatcGAGACCAATTTCACCAGTCAACCAAAGATAATCTCGACGACAAATGCCGCGATTGCCGTGTCCGTTAAGTCCAAAACCCTGGCCAATCTGCAGGATGGCCATCACAATAACCAAcagcaccatcatcatcatcataatcatcacAGCGATCGCGGCCAGGCGGATGGTGGATCCAATCAGCAGGACTCTGATTTCGATGAGTTCAGCTCGcaggacgaggacgacgagccgcagcagccgcagcaacaaccGCAGCCGTTGcaatcgcagcagcagcaacagcagccgttGCTGCAAAATCCAACCATCAATGGCCAAGTGCAGACGCAGCATTTCTATCAGAATGCGCAGGAACTGCAGAAGGGCCAAAAGAACGGATCCGTTCCGATACTGGGACGCTGCAAGGCACTGTATAGCTACACCCCGAAGCTCTACGACGAGCTGGAACTGAGTCCCGGCGACATCATCGAGGTGCATGCCAAACAGGACGACGGCTGGTGGCTGGGCGCCCTGCGCAATCACATCGGCATCTTTCCGGCCACCTATGTGGAGGAGTGCGCCTAG